In one Mycobacterium sp. NBC_00419 genomic region, the following are encoded:
- a CDS encoding NAD(P)H-dependent oxidoreductase, producing MTERTVVIYANPRGPQSRANAALLRAIAGRPGLEIRDLAVLYPDGVIDVRAEQEALEQADHVILQYPTYWYSVPGLMKTWLDEVMTPGWAYGPGRPGALVGKTLRVATTTGGTTDGYQPGALHGFQYAQLLAPLQATARRLGMEFVEPFVLHGIRDLSDAELAEAAERYAQSPVVAVAS from the coding sequence ATGACCGAACGCACCGTCGTGATCTACGCCAACCCTCGCGGACCGCAGTCCCGCGCCAATGCGGCACTGCTGCGTGCCATCGCCGGACGGCCGGGGCTCGAGATTCGCGATCTCGCCGTGCTGTACCCCGATGGTGTCATCGACGTCCGCGCCGAGCAGGAGGCCCTGGAGCAGGCCGATCACGTCATCCTGCAGTACCCGACGTACTGGTACTCGGTACCAGGGCTGATGAAGACCTGGCTGGACGAGGTGATGACGCCCGGATGGGCCTACGGACCCGGCCGCCCGGGCGCACTGGTCGGCAAGACACTGCGCGTCGCGACCACCACGGGCGGAACGACGGACGGCTATCAGCCCGGCGCGTTGCACGGATTTCAGTACGCCCAACTCCTGGCACCGCTACAGGCCACAGCGCGTCGGCTCGGGATGGAGTTCGTCGAGCCGTTCGTCCTGCACGGAATCCGGGACCTGAGCGATGCCGAGCTCGCTGAAGCCGCCGAGCGGTACGCGCAGTCACCGGTGGTCGCCGTCGCGAGCTGA
- a CDS encoding LLM class flavin-dependent oxidoreductase: MSAKFFWFLPTNGDSRSIVGASHASSHHAIPEGYRAPTRRYLAEIARAADRLGYEGVLTPTGTWCEDAWLTASAMLAETERLKFLVAFRPGLVPPTLAAQQAATFQRFSDGRLLLNVVTGGDDSEQRRFGDWLSHDERYSRTGEFLHIVKSVWENETFDFKGEYFTIRDGRVSEPPNPIPQFYFGGSSAAALPIAAEHVDVYLTWGEPPQAAAAKINQVRELAERRGRTMKFGIRLHTITRDTSAAAWAVAEELVKELTPEQIAQATKLHTSSQSEGQRRMAALHSGRVDELEIYPNLWAGVGLVRGGAGTALVGSHEEVANLIWEYHSLGFDEFILSGYPHLEEAYWFAEGVLPLLRAKGVVAT, encoded by the coding sequence ATGTCGGCAAAGTTCTTCTGGTTCCTGCCCACCAACGGTGACAGCCGGTCGATCGTCGGGGCATCCCACGCGTCGTCGCATCACGCGATCCCCGAGGGGTATCGCGCCCCGACGCGGCGCTATCTCGCGGAGATCGCTCGCGCCGCAGATCGACTCGGTTACGAGGGGGTGTTGACACCGACCGGAACCTGGTGTGAGGACGCCTGGTTGACGGCGTCGGCGATGCTCGCCGAAACCGAACGGCTGAAGTTCCTGGTGGCATTCCGCCCCGGACTGGTGCCACCCACCCTGGCCGCGCAGCAGGCGGCCACTTTTCAGCGGTTCTCCGACGGCAGGCTGCTGCTCAACGTGGTCACCGGGGGCGATGATTCCGAGCAGCGCAGGTTCGGGGACTGGCTCAGTCACGACGAAAGATATTCGCGCACTGGTGAATTCCTGCACATCGTCAAGTCGGTCTGGGAGAATGAGACGTTCGACTTCAAGGGCGAGTACTTCACAATCCGTGACGGACGTGTATCCGAGCCACCAAACCCGATACCGCAGTTCTACTTTGGCGGGTCGTCGGCGGCGGCGCTGCCGATCGCGGCCGAGCATGTCGACGTATACCTGACGTGGGGCGAGCCGCCACAAGCCGCTGCGGCGAAGATCAATCAGGTTCGTGAGCTCGCCGAGCGGCGCGGTCGCACGATGAAGTTCGGTATCCGCCTGCACACCATCACGCGGGACACCTCGGCGGCGGCGTGGGCGGTGGCCGAGGAGTTGGTCAAGGAGCTCACGCCCGAGCAGATCGCGCAGGCCACGAAGCTGCACACCAGCTCCCAGTCTGAGGGGCAACGCAGAATGGCCGCCCTGCACAGCGGGCGAGTCGACGAGCTCGAGATCTACCCCAACCTGTGGGCCGGTGTCGGACTGGTGCGCGGCGGAGCGGGAACCGCCCTGGTCGGCAGCCACGAGGAAGTCGCCAACCTGATCTGGGAGTACCACTCGCTGGGATTCGACGAGTTCATCCTGTCCGGCTACCCGCACCTGGAAGAGGCGTACTGGTTCGCTGAGGGCGTCTTGCCACTGCTGCGCGCAAAGGGGGTTGTCGCGACCTAG
- a CDS encoding ABC transporter substrate-binding protein, translated as MIRAIVAVLAMAGLLLTGCVSRTDNTGATSAPETVPLTELAGLTLAVGDQKGGTESLLRAAGALDNLPYKIEFSTFTSGPPQVEAATAGKIDFAITGNTPPIFGAASGAKVKVVSAYNGGGVGDQILVQADSPITSVAELRGKTILVAKGSSAHGNVLGQLDKAGLSPADVKLVFLQPADALSAFRAGQADAWAIWDPYTAQAEQQLKVRSIAEAKGVTNGYWFGVASDAALADPKRNTALSDLLVRFAKAAKWAQDNPAQWAAKYAAAVGLDPKVAEVSQGRSLRLPTELTDQVVASEQKLADLFAASGQIQSAPDFGKWVDRRYNGALQSSVISAN; from the coding sequence ATGATCCGCGCCATCGTCGCTGTATTGGCCATGGCTGGGCTGCTGTTAACCGGCTGCGTGTCGCGCACGGACAACACCGGCGCGACGTCGGCACCCGAGACCGTTCCGCTCACCGAATTGGCCGGTCTCACGTTGGCTGTGGGTGACCAGAAGGGTGGAACGGAATCCCTGCTGCGGGCCGCAGGCGCGTTGGACAACTTGCCGTACAAGATCGAGTTCTCGACGTTCACGTCGGGTCCGCCCCAGGTCGAGGCGGCCACTGCGGGCAAGATCGACTTCGCGATCACCGGCAACACCCCACCCATCTTCGGTGCCGCTTCGGGTGCCAAGGTCAAGGTCGTGTCGGCCTACAACGGTGGCGGCGTGGGCGACCAGATCCTGGTGCAGGCTGATTCGCCGATCACCTCTGTCGCCGAGCTGCGGGGCAAGACGATCCTGGTGGCCAAGGGCAGTTCGGCGCACGGCAACGTGCTCGGGCAGCTGGACAAGGCGGGACTGAGCCCTGCCGACGTCAAGCTCGTGTTCCTGCAGCCCGCCGATGCGCTGTCGGCGTTCCGCGCCGGTCAGGCCGATGCGTGGGCGATCTGGGATCCCTACACCGCGCAGGCCGAGCAGCAGTTGAAGGTTCGCAGCATCGCCGAAGCCAAGGGCGTGACGAACGGCTACTGGTTTGGGGTGGCTTCCGATGCGGCACTGGCCGACCCGAAGCGCAACACGGCACTGTCGGATCTGTTGGTGCGGTTCGCCAAGGCGGCGAAGTGGGCGCAGGACAATCCCGCGCAGTGGGCCGCAAAGTATGCCGCCGCAGTCGGTTTGGACCCGAAGGTCGCCGAGGTGTCCCAGGGCAGGAGCCTGCGGTTGCCCACGGAATTGACCGACCAGGTTGTGGCATCGGAGCAGAAGCTGGCCGACCTGTTCGCCGCGTCGGGGCAGATCCAGTCCGCGCCGGACTTCGGTAAGTGGGTCGATCGCCGCTACAACGGCGCTCTGCAGTCCAGTGTCATCAGCGCCAACTAG
- a CDS encoding ABC transporter ATP-binding protein: protein MTLTSDRKTEHAAELRHIDKWYSDQQVLRDVSLTVGSGEIVALVGRSGSGKSTVLRVLAGLSDDHTGDRTVAGAPALAFQEPRLFPWRTVRTNVGYGLTRFRLPRAEVATRADQALADVGLSERADAWPLTLSGGQAQRVSLARALVAEPELLLLDEPFGALDALTRLSMQSLLLDLWRRHGFGVLLVTHDVNEAVALADRVLVLESGAVVHQTEITDPRRPAGSPSAQSEHHRVELLTQLGVQL from the coding sequence ATGACGCTGACCTCGGACCGCAAGACCGAACACGCCGCCGAACTTCGGCACATCGACAAGTGGTACAGCGACCAGCAGGTGCTGCGCGACGTCTCCCTGACCGTCGGGTCGGGGGAGATCGTCGCGCTGGTGGGCCGCAGCGGTTCCGGCAAGTCGACAGTGCTGCGAGTGCTGGCGGGGTTGTCCGACGACCACACCGGCGACCGCACCGTCGCGGGTGCCCCCGCGCTGGCGTTCCAGGAGCCCCGGCTGTTCCCGTGGCGCACGGTGCGCACCAATGTCGGATACGGGCTGACCCGGTTCCGGCTGCCTCGTGCCGAGGTCGCCACTCGAGCCGACCAGGCGCTGGCCGACGTCGGACTCTCCGAGCGTGCCGATGCCTGGCCACTGACCCTGTCCGGCGGCCAGGCGCAGCGGGTGTCGCTGGCCCGGGCGCTGGTCGCCGAACCCGAATTGCTTCTGCTCGATGAGCCGTTCGGTGCCCTCGATGCGCTGACCCGGCTGAGCATGCAGTCGTTGCTGCTGGACCTGTGGCGCAGGCACGGTTTCGGCGTGCTGCTGGTCACCCACGATGTGAACGAGGCCGTCGCACTTGCCGACCGGGTGCTGGTACTGGAGTCCGGCGCCGTGGTGCATCAGACCGAGATCACCGATCCTCGCCGGCCAGCCGGTAGCCCGTCGGCCCAGTCCGAACACCATCGCGTTGAGCTGCTGACGCAGCTCGGCGTGCAACTCTGA
- a CDS encoding ABC transporter permease encodes MPAAGRTAAQRRHRRWAVVRWISPLVLLALWQLGSAIGLISQEVLPAPSLIAEAGVELIRNGQLADALRVSGIRVVEGLLLGGIVGVGLGSVVGLSRWAEATVDPPMQMLRALPHLGLIPLFIVWFGIGELPKVLLVALGVSFPLYLNTFSAIRQVDPKLFETADVLGFSFRQRFSHIIIPSAAPQVLVGFRQSLAIAWLTLIVAEQINADKGIGFLINNARDFLRIDIIIFGLVVYALLGIATDAVVRALERRALRYRS; translated from the coding sequence CTGCCGGCGGCAGGTCGCACGGCCGCGCAGCGCAGACATCGCCGGTGGGCCGTCGTGAGGTGGATCTCGCCGCTGGTGCTGCTGGCGTTGTGGCAGCTGGGCAGTGCCATCGGTCTCATCTCGCAGGAGGTGCTGCCCGCACCGTCGCTGATCGCCGAAGCCGGGGTGGAGCTGATCCGCAACGGCCAGCTGGCCGATGCGCTGCGAGTATCGGGTATCCGAGTGGTCGAGGGCCTGCTGCTGGGCGGAATCGTGGGCGTGGGCCTGGGCAGTGTCGTGGGACTGTCGCGATGGGCCGAGGCCACCGTCGATCCGCCCATGCAGATGCTTCGGGCCTTGCCCCACCTCGGTCTGATTCCGTTGTTCATTGTGTGGTTCGGCATCGGTGAGCTGCCCAAGGTCCTCCTGGTAGCCCTCGGTGTCAGCTTCCCGCTGTACCTCAACACGTTCTCGGCGATCCGCCAGGTCGATCCGAAACTATTCGAAACCGCTGACGTGCTTGGCTTTTCGTTCCGCCAACGGTTCAGCCACATCATCATCCCGAGCGCGGCCCCACAAGTGCTGGTCGGATTCCGGCAGTCGCTCGCCATCGCCTGGCTGACCCTGATCGTGGCCGAACAGATCAACGCCGACAAAGGCATCGGCTTCCTGATCAACAACGCCCGTGACTTCCTGCGGATCGACATCATCATCTTCGGGCTCGTCGTCTACGCGCTGCTGGGAATCGCGACCGACGCCGTCGTGCGGGCGCTGGAACGCCGGGCGCTGAGGTACCGCTCATGA
- a CDS encoding RNA polymerase-binding protein RbpA, translating to MADRVLRGSRLGAVSYETDRNHDLAPRQMARYRTENGEEFDVPFADDAEIPGTWLCRNGLEGTLLDGDLPEPKKVKPPRTHWDMLLERRSVEELDELLKERLDLIKTKRRGS from the coding sequence ATGGCTGATCGTGTCTTGAGAGGCAGCCGGCTCGGAGCCGTGAGCTACGAGACGGACCGCAACCACGACCTGGCGCCGCGTCAGATGGCGCGGTACCGCACCGAAAACGGCGAGGAGTTCGACGTCCCGTTCGCCGACGACGCCGAGATCCCCGGCACCTGGTTGTGCCGCAACGGCCTGGAAGGCACCCTGCTCGACGGTGACCTGCCCGAGCCCAAGAAGGTCAAGCCGCCGCGCACCCACTGGGACATGCTGCTCGAGCGTCGCTCGGTCGAAGAACTCGACGAGCTGCTCAAGGAGCGCCTTGATCTGATCAAGACCAAGCGCCGCGGTAGCTGA
- a CDS encoding polyprenol monophosphomannose synthase, producing the protein MSDQGKKGSDTGAQRPSQRTLVIIPTFNELENLPLILGRVHKARPDVHVLVVDDGSPDGTGALADELSLADPDRIHVMHRTVKDGLGAAYLAGFAWGLSRQYSVLVEMDADGSHAPEQLYRLLDAIDGGADLAIGSRYVDGGTVRNWPWRRLVLSKTANTYSRVLLGVGIHDITAGYRAYRREVLEKIDLSAVDSKGYCFQIDLTWRSINNGFTVVEVPITFSERELGVSKMSGSNIREAMVKVAQWGIGGRVDRARGVVR; encoded by the coding sequence ATGAGCGACCAGGGCAAGAAGGGCTCTGACACGGGCGCACAGCGTCCCAGCCAGCGCACCCTGGTGATCATCCCCACCTTCAACGAGCTGGAGAACCTGCCGTTGATCCTGGGCCGGGTGCACAAAGCCCGACCCGACGTCCACGTGCTGGTGGTCGACGACGGCAGCCCGGACGGCACCGGCGCCCTGGCCGACGAGCTGTCACTGGCCGACCCGGACCGCATCCACGTCATGCACCGCACCGTCAAGGACGGCCTCGGCGCGGCGTACCTGGCCGGCTTCGCCTGGGGCCTGAGCCGCCAGTACAGCGTGCTGGTCGAGATGGACGCCGACGGCAGCCATGCCCCCGAGCAGCTCTACCGGTTGCTCGACGCCATCGACGGCGGTGCCGACCTGGCGATCGGTTCGCGCTACGTCGACGGCGGGACAGTCCGCAACTGGCCGTGGCGGCGTCTGGTGTTGTCGAAGACGGCCAACACCTACTCGCGCGTGCTGCTCGGTGTCGGCATCCACGACATCACCGCCGGTTACCGCGCCTACCGCCGCGAGGTGCTGGAGAAGATCGACCTGTCCGCGGTCGACTCCAAGGGCTACTGCTTCCAGATCGACCTGACCTGGCGCAGCATCAATAACGGGTTCACCGTCGTCGAGGTGCCGATCACGTTCAGCGAGCGTGAGCTCGGCGTGTCGAAGATGAGCGGGTCGAACATCCGCGAGGCGATGGTGAAGGTCGCCCAGTGGGGTATCGGCGGGCGCGTGGACCGCGCCCGCGGCGTCGTCCGCTAG
- the lnt gene encoding apolipoprotein N-acyltransferase, translated as MADTGVDERETQPRPGRLQRLGEALAPRMFRLLATATAGVAMCISFPPIGWWWSAVLSFVLLSWVLVHPRTTVAGGFGYGLLFGLAFYIPLLPWISGLVGPVPWLALAALQALFCAVFGMFAVVVRTLPGWPLWLALVWALQEWLKSNVPFGGFPWGVVGFGQTRGPFLPLVQLGGVPLLSFGIALLGTSLCALGIEIVRWWQHSGPHKTPDAPSLAAVLVPGLCITAVLLTTAIAAPQVRRAGAGNEPTVTVAAIQGNVPRLGLEFNAQRRAVLDNHVRETVQLAEEVRAGRAPQPQFVVWPENSSDIDPLTNPDAAAQIAVAVQAIGAPILVGTVLARPDWTPENPAASNTVIVWDPVSGPGERHDKQIVQPFGEYLPWRSFFKHLSSYADRAGYFVPGSGNGVVHAAGVPVGVATCWEVIFDRALRESVRNGAQVLTVPTNNATFDQNMSEQQLAFARARAVEHDRYVVVAGTTGISAVIAPDGSEIARTEFFTPAYLDVPVRLKTSETPATRWGPLVQWVLVGAAVAVIGAAILHNGWFMRPLRRRRQERAGSSGSGGPDDDDTPPDEGETPSALAGQHDKGDS; from the coding sequence ATGGCTGACACCGGAGTCGACGAGCGGGAGACCCAGCCGCGACCGGGCCGACTGCAGCGCCTCGGCGAAGCGCTGGCACCGAGAATGTTCCGGCTGCTGGCCACGGCGACGGCCGGCGTGGCCATGTGCATCAGCTTCCCGCCGATCGGCTGGTGGTGGTCGGCGGTCCTGAGCTTCGTCCTGCTGAGCTGGGTGCTGGTCCATCCCAGGACCACCGTGGCGGGCGGATTCGGCTACGGGTTGCTGTTCGGTCTGGCGTTCTACATCCCGCTGCTGCCGTGGATCAGCGGACTCGTCGGCCCCGTCCCGTGGCTCGCCCTCGCAGCGCTGCAGGCACTGTTCTGCGCGGTGTTCGGCATGTTCGCGGTGGTGGTCCGCACGCTGCCGGGCTGGCCGCTGTGGCTGGCCCTGGTGTGGGCTCTGCAGGAATGGCTGAAATCCAATGTGCCCTTCGGCGGATTCCCTTGGGGCGTAGTCGGTTTCGGTCAGACCCGGGGGCCGTTTCTGCCGCTGGTGCAGTTGGGTGGGGTGCCGCTGCTGTCGTTCGGCATCGCGCTGCTGGGCACCTCGCTGTGCGCGCTGGGTATCGAGATCGTGCGCTGGTGGCAGCACAGCGGCCCGCACAAGACGCCCGACGCCCCGTCGCTGGCCGCGGTGCTGGTGCCCGGTCTGTGTATCACCGCCGTGCTGCTGACCACCGCGATAGCCGCACCGCAGGTCCGCCGTGCCGGCGCCGGTAACGAGCCCACAGTGACCGTCGCCGCGATCCAGGGCAACGTCCCGCGGCTCGGGCTGGAGTTCAACGCCCAGCGCCGTGCCGTGCTGGACAACCACGTCCGCGAGACGGTGCAGCTGGCCGAGGAGGTGCGGGCGGGGCGGGCACCGCAACCGCAGTTCGTGGTGTGGCCGGAGAACTCGTCGGACATCGACCCGCTGACCAACCCTGACGCCGCTGCGCAGATCGCCGTCGCCGTGCAGGCTATCGGCGCGCCGATCCTGGTCGGCACCGTACTGGCCCGCCCGGACTGGACGCCGGAGAATCCGGCGGCGTCGAACACCGTCATCGTCTGGGATCCGGTCTCGGGGCCCGGCGAGCGGCACGACAAGCAGATCGTCCAGCCGTTCGGTGAGTACCTGCCGTGGCGCAGCTTCTTCAAGCACCTGTCGTCCTACGCCGACCGGGCGGGTTACTTCGTCCCGGGGTCCGGCAATGGGGTGGTGCACGCGGCAGGCGTGCCGGTCGGGGTGGCGACGTGCTGGGAGGTCATCTTCGACCGCGCGCTGCGTGAGTCGGTCCGCAACGGCGCGCAGGTGCTGACGGTGCCCACCAACAACGCCACCTTCGACCAGAACATGAGCGAACAGCAGCTGGCGTTCGCCCGGGCGCGGGCCGTCGAGCACGACCGCTACGTGGTGGTGGCCGGAACCACCGGAATCAGCGCGGTGATCGCCCCCGACGGCAGTGAGATCGCCCGCACCGAGTTCTTCACCCCGGCCTATCTCGACGTCCCGGTCCGGCTGAAGACCAGCGAGACGCCCGCGACACGGTGGGGGCCGTTGGTGCAGTGGGTGCTGGTGGGAGCAGCGGTTGCCGTGATTGGCGCGGCGATACTGCACAATGGATGGTTCATGCGCCCGTTGCGCCGCAGGCGGCAGGAGCGGGCCGGGTCCAGCGGGTCCGGGGGTCCAGACGATGACGACACCCCGCCAGATGAGGGCGAAACGCCCTCGGCCCTGGCTGGGCAGCACGACAAAGGAGATTCATGA
- a CDS encoding amidohydrolase gives MTTLLLGGRVHSPSHPEATAMAVRDGVVAWLGSDDVGRAQFGGADIVDLDGAFVAPAFVDSHIHVTSTGLLLTGLDLTAATSAQHCLRLIAEHAASHPGQPIWGHGWDDTRWPGDQAPSTDELDAVVGPTPAYLARVDVHSAVASTALRALVPGLSAVAGFDPQRPVSAAAHHLVRAQARSLLTWQQRADARRAALDAVAAAGIVAVHECAGPDIGGTDDWQELRATEHGVDVVGYWGEAVSSAAQARALLDATGASGLAGDLFVDGALGSHTAWLSRPYTDAPDTCGNCYLDPQAVTEHLMACTEAGITAGFHVIGDAAVTAVVDALERVVRTFGAPAVARCGHRLEHLEMVSAEQAAKLGQWGVIASMQPTFDALWGGDTGMYARRLGIDRAALLNPLALLASAGVPLAFGSDAPVTSIDPWATVRAAGHHHTQGSAISMRAAFAAATRGAWRAAGVRDGITGTLVPGAPASYAVWGVSGGGRSEGGNALQLDVNAPADSVQRWSTDPRSRVPALPRLYPADPLPHCLQTVHRGVVLHG, from the coding sequence GTGACAACTCTGCTGCTGGGCGGGCGCGTGCACAGCCCGTCGCATCCTGAGGCCACCGCGATGGCCGTGCGCGACGGTGTCGTGGCCTGGCTGGGTAGCGATGACGTCGGCCGGGCACAGTTCGGCGGCGCCGACATCGTCGACCTCGACGGCGCCTTCGTGGCCCCTGCCTTCGTGGACTCCCACATCCACGTGACCTCCACCGGGCTGCTGCTCACCGGGCTGGACCTGACGGCGGCCACCTCCGCACAGCACTGCCTGCGGCTGATCGCCGAGCACGCCGCCAGCCATCCCGGCCAGCCGATCTGGGGCCACGGCTGGGATGACACGCGCTGGCCCGGCGACCAGGCCCCCAGCACCGACGAACTCGACGCGGTCGTCGGACCGACGCCGGCCTACCTGGCCCGGGTCGACGTGCACTCCGCGGTGGCCTCGACCGCGCTGCGCGCCCTGGTGCCCGGTTTATCCGCGGTCGCCGGTTTCGACCCGCAGCGGCCGGTGTCAGCAGCTGCGCATCACCTGGTGCGGGCCCAGGCCCGCTCGCTGCTGACCTGGCAGCAGCGCGCCGACGCCCGCCGCGCCGCGTTGGACGCCGTCGCCGCCGCCGGGATCGTGGCGGTCCACGAGTGCGCCGGCCCCGACATCGGCGGCACCGACGACTGGCAGGAACTGCGCGCCACCGAACACGGGGTGGACGTCGTCGGCTACTGGGGTGAGGCCGTGTCCAGCGCCGCCCAGGCCCGGGCGCTGCTGGACGCCACCGGCGCCAGCGGACTGGCCGGCGACCTGTTCGTCGACGGCGCGCTGGGCTCCCACACCGCGTGGTTGAGCCGGCCCTACACCGATGCCCCGGACACCTGCGGCAACTGCTATCTCGACCCCCAGGCCGTCACCGAGCATCTGATGGCCTGCACCGAGGCGGGTATCACCGCCGGTTTCCACGTCATCGGCGATGCCGCGGTCACCGCGGTGGTCGACGCGCTGGAACGGGTGGTGCGGACGTTCGGCGCGCCCGCGGTGGCCCGCTGCGGACACCGGCTCGAACACCTGGAGATGGTGTCCGCCGAGCAGGCGGCCAAGCTGGGCCAGTGGGGTGTCATCGCCAGCATGCAACCCACATTCGACGCGTTGTGGGGCGGTGACACTGGAATGTATGCGCGCCGTCTCGGTATCGACCGAGCCGCCCTGCTCAACCCTCTGGCGCTGTTAGCATCGGCAGGCGTGCCCCTGGCGTTCGGCTCAGATGCCCCTGTGACCAGCATCGATCCGTGGGCGACGGTGCGCGCGGCCGGCCACCACCACACCCAGGGAAGTGCCATCTCCATGCGCGCCGCTTTCGCCGCTGCCACCCGTGGCGCCTGGCGCGCCGCGGGCGTACGCGACGGGATCACCGGAACCCTCGTGCCCGGCGCGCCTGCCTCGTACGCGGTGTGGGGAGTCTCTGGCGGGGGGCGAAGCGAGGGGGGCAACGCACTGCAGCTCGACGTGAATGCACCCGCCGACAGCGTCCAGCGGTGGTCGACCGATCCGCGCTCACGGGTCCCCGCCTTGCCGCGGCTGTACCCGGCCGACCCGCTGCCGCACTGCCTGCAGACCGTGCACCGAGGTGTCGTGCTGCATGGCTGA
- a CDS encoding FxsA family protein, with amino-acid sequence MVEPGRTPGRCLYMVMRTFLVYALVELAVLAALTWSIGLGWTLLVLLATSVVSVALAGSQVKRQIARLQRTRTNAQGAVADGMLVALGTFLVFIPGLVTTALGALMLLPPTRSAVRPLAGILLTRGIARRVSVVNLTAPGRMYSPPRYTGDYIDGEVIDDQGYGRIHDANIVRRYN; translated from the coding sequence GTGGTGGAACCCGGCCGCACCCCGGGTCGTTGCCTGTACATGGTGATGCGGACGTTTCTCGTCTACGCGCTCGTCGAGTTGGCGGTGCTGGCCGCCCTGACCTGGTCTATCGGGCTGGGCTGGACGCTGCTGGTGCTGCTGGCCACCTCGGTGGTCAGCGTCGCGCTGGCCGGCTCCCAGGTCAAGCGGCAGATCGCCCGTTTGCAGCGGACCCGCACCAACGCCCAGGGCGCGGTGGCCGACGGCATGCTGGTGGCCCTCGGGACATTTCTGGTGTTCATCCCGGGACTGGTCACCACGGCTCTGGGCGCTCTGATGCTGCTGCCGCCCACCCGAAGCGCCGTGCGCCCGCTGGCCGGGATCCTGCTCACCCGGGGCATCGCCCGACGGGTCAGCGTGGTCAACCTGACCGCCCCCGGCCGGATGTATTCACCTCCGCGATACACCGGTGACTACATCGACGGCGAGGTCATCGACGATCAGGGCTACGGCCGCATCCACGACGCCAACATCGTCCGGCGCTACAACTAG
- a CDS encoding PPOX class F420-dependent oxidoreductase: MATTFADVIKAQYVSLTTFTKDGRPKPTPIWIAPDGDRALVITGRDSWKVKRIRNTPRVTLAVCDRGGKVTGETVEAVATVLDDAQIETVYSAIGNRYGLLGKVFNFFSKLRGGSHRNVGLELRAP; encoded by the coding sequence ATGGCTACCACTTTCGCCGACGTGATCAAGGCGCAGTACGTATCGCTGACGACGTTCACCAAGGACGGCCGGCCCAAGCCGACGCCGATCTGGATCGCACCCGACGGAGATCGGGCCCTGGTCATCACCGGCCGCGACTCGTGGAAGGTCAAGCGGATCCGCAATACCCCGCGGGTGACCCTCGCCGTCTGTGACCGCGGGGGCAAGGTGACCGGCGAAACCGTCGAAGCGGTGGCCACCGTGCTCGACGACGCCCAGATCGAGACCGTCTACAGCGCCATCGGCAACCGCTACGGGCTGCTCGGCAAGGTCTTCAACTTCTTCAGCAAGCTGCGCGGCGGATCACACCGCAACGTCGGCCTGGAACTGCGCGCCCCCTGA